The genomic DNA attaaacaaatgaaagatgaaatttttataaatcagtccaagtacataaaggatatgctaaagaagttcaaaatggaagatatgaaaagcatcggaactcccatgagctcaacagttaaattggagaaagatgaaaaaggtaaagaggtagataacaaactttatagaggtatgattggttctttactctacttgacagcatctagaccagacattcattttagtgtatgtttatgtgtaagatttcaatcatgtccaaaagaatctcatcttatagcagttaagagaatttttaagtacctcattggcactcacaacattggcttgtggtatccaaaatgtgaatcatttgatcttattggttctagtgattcagattttgctggtagtagacTGGACAGAAAAAACACTTTTGGAAttggtcaatttctaggtcatgcattagtttcatggcacggtaaaaagcaaacctctgttgcactttctactgcaaaagctgaatatattgcagctggaagttgtgttgcacagattTTGTAGATGAAACAATagcttgaagattttgaaattCAATTTAATCACATTCCtataagatgtgacaatactagtgctataaacctatcaaaaaatcctgtccaacactctagaagcaagcatattgaaattagacatcattttattagggatcatgttcaaaatggtgatattcaaattgaatttgtcctTCAAAAAGCGACTTATCgacatttttacaaagccacttaatgaggaaattttctgcaaaataagaagagaacttggtatgattgatgctcttgattaagttttgatgcattctcatgtttctaaatgaaaatgaagtgataaatgTTGGTGTGTAGTGTTAAAGATGTGTTCTGATATTTTTGGTGTTAGTTGAAAATTTCTGGGTCTAATCTGATATGAAcagtattctgcagaatttgatcacagtggcatactaatttgtttgctaattttcttgatTGCTAAATGCTTTACCACTACTCCTAACttttcgttggcaaactggaaGTCAGGTTTGATTGTactaaaattctaaaattattttcacttttcgagcgcctattctgcatgtttaaagagtatattacttaaatacccctctatTTAGAACATTGAATCTCTATGTGTTTTAAGGGCAAAATAGACTTTTGACATATAAACTAGCGCGggactcaatatttttcagaacCATCAATCTTCTCTCTGCTTCTCCACTGGTACACGGTACCCGTCTCTCTGCAAATGTCTCCATTTATGCCTTTTCAGATTTAAAGTTCAAAATCTCTTCTCTTTTCGTCGCATCGCCTCCAAAACCCGAACGGATGCATCTTCTTTCCACTTGCTAACCCATTTCGCTCGCAACCTTCCAAACCATTGTCTCTCTTCATCTTCCTTAAAAATTTCCGAAACCCATTGGCTGTGAATCAAATCGATTGTTTCAAGTTAGAaaatccccaaaatttttctattcATTCCCTGTTATTTGTCTAAATCTGCCGAAAGAAACCACTTCTTGTTGGATTAAAATTTTCTAACGCATTTGGTATCGATTCGCATTTTCTGTCTCTACAAGTCTCAGGTATTGAATCTGAAGCGTTAATGGaaatgtgttttatttttttttgtgtatGATTATTCTGTTTGTTTCGCTTTTGAAATTAGCTGCTAAATTTGTTTTAATATTAGCATTATgtaaaaatgtggtatataacaAAATCATGAATTGATTGCCATGGATTCTCAAAAACCCGAGTATTTCTTACTGTCTGTTCTATTTTTATGACATTGTGCTAAATTGTGCTAGAAATATGTTGATGTGCTTCGAATGATTATATATTGGCTGCTCACATCGTTAAATTTGTAAACCCAGTTTTCACTATCCCTACGGCCTAATTTTCTTCTGGGTTGGTCATGGCGCGGGGAAAAGGAAAAGGCAAAGCAAAAGTCACTACATATTCATCATATTCGGATTCCACAGATGCAAGTGTTCCTGCATCTCCTCCTCCACAAAAAGACGCTCCTCTAGTAattggaaaatcaaaagaaacacccaagaaaagaactagtgagcctgtccaagaaaaaggaaacaaaaagaaaaagacttcaaaagctctAGTTATGCATATGGAAAGGGCCATTCATGAACCAAGGTACATCCACTGGCCTGCTTTTACTGAAATCTCTGTTCCTTTACAATCTTTGTTTGAATATCAAAAATGGGACAAATTGTGCTCTGACACTGAAGGAGTATATGTGGACTTAGTTTAAgagttttataagaatttaagagTTGATGATTCTGAAAGAGATGAGtcttttaaggtgaaaatgaaaggaaaTGTCCATGAAGTGACGGTAGATAGATTAGCCAAAACCCTAGGAATCCCAAACAGTGgaaataaaatttgttctcacaaagaagtttttgctgttggtggatttaataaaagagattttgaggctGAAGTGTTTAAAGAGGAAGTAAAAGATAagactagcattacccatgctcatcAATACATCAAAATTCTTTATAGCTTTGTCATCTATGTGCTGAATCCTAGAACTGGCAGTCCAAACTATTTAAGTACCCTTGATCTCTGCATGATTTGGCATATTgtgaatcaaattgaatttaatcttgcctactttattctgaagcaaatcatgaaatggaaaccaccttacaaACTGCCCTCAAGAGACAGACTCCTGCTCCTGCGGCTCCTGCAAAGAAAAAGCAAAAACAGCTCAAAAGAAACAACAAAGCAGTAAGCAGAAAGGGCAAACTGGTAAACCATCTGGCAAAAAGTTGTGAGAATCTGGTACTCTGCTTGAATCGAGTTAGCAGCTGGCCCTGTTATTCCCTTAACACCAGGAACTgaaatggctgctgaaattcttCAAACCTTGAGTGATAAACCTGTCAAGCCAAAAAAAGTGAAGATGGCTGCTCCAAGACCAATCAGAAGAAGCTCTAGGCTGAAAGGATAAACAACCATACTGCCTGTTTATTGATTAAATTTTGTCTAACAATCTGTCTCTTAATTTGCTACTTAGTTTGCTACTTTTAGTTTTTCTGAActttaattagtttgctatatcagttactgttttcactgtttattcactgcacttaaactgaattttgatttatacacatgtgcatgatttctcccattatcttttgatgctgacaaaaagggggagaaaatgaATGAGTAATCTTGATGGTATAACTTgtggttgatatagtttgtgattagTATATTGTTGACATAActttataatgtgcatattgttgatataacttgtgaatgatatacagtttgtgattagtgtgcacattgtgcatatttagttagtatctttagtcacacttgactccttaagaaaatgcttatgaatatttcattgaaattattaagggggagttatttgtgattaattgttgatataagcacatacatagggggagttattctcagatataaattcatacatatactcacacttattaatatttacatggtgattcaattgagttttgttatcatcaaaaagggggagatgttgaccccacaagctcaaaggagcatagattttgatgataccaaaactcaactagaatcaaactaacattgttttaagtgttgtgcttctcaaaAGAACAAAAGGAAAAGACACAAGGATTTTATGATGGATTCATGCTTTTGAAGGATGATATTCTaaagataacacaggacgaatcaaaagagataaaagaagaaaaggttaccttccaaggctgcattgaaaatcagatttaaaggtacatatagtataaagagtcaattttatttttaggattgcttgtgaaaagaattgaggagtaaaaatcAATTacgcttattttcaatccctcaaaagattttttcttttaaatatcattattggcctaaaagtatttgactatgatttggtgtaaagttttatagttttgaaagttatgcagaaaagttttcctggtatgctaactggtttgctacttgtttagtatgctaactggtttgctatttttttcagtatgctaactgtctcaactctgcacaatatcacaaaaaaagacaaaataatggctattttcttgaaattcgtaattgtaacgttcaaatgagttctcaaacggtcaaaaatgttccaaagctataaatacacctacctttggccattttgcacttaatgacagtctctccactgttcaaaatcataaaagctttcattcaaagtgctcaaagtatttttattgctcatcattggcttatttactcatctcttctttatagattctgttgtattgagtgagagtgagttttaaacacattattatcatttatgagaggtcattcaagcacccatTAAAGCTTGATTGAGAAAAGTGTTtgagataacacttggtagaagtgtgaagttacttgtaaaagctttggagagaagatttgtaaaaaggctttttgtctcttgcctttaaaagagaagaatagtgaagtgaagactcaaagtgagatctttgagagagtggatgtaggctagttgagccgaaccactataaaatttcagtgttcattttctcaacccttgctctctacatttatgcattttaactttatgattgatatgttTTTGCTGACATGAAAGTTGAGGCCATTTGCTGTTAACCTTGCTGCAAACTGAGAAAAtcagtttactgctaaatctgctgatatctgatataatcTGCTTGTTATTTGATTTGCTGTCAATTAATATATCTGGTATACTGCTCTGGTTGCTGTATTAAAAATTTATCCAGATTACTGATATCTCTACTGAATGCTAatataatttgttagatcagtatactgattacATATAGCCTAATtttgaatcaacttgtcaatagagctgaattgttcatatttcacattagtcaattgagttgaacctagctgcaattttcaaaggttttgagtaagaaccgaaaattgtttttagagtctaattcacccccctcttggacatattttgggacatcatcaTCTTTCGTCAAATTTAACCAATTATGAATTATTATGCAAGAGTGTATAATGACAGAACCTCCTAGGTCGGTAACACACAAAAGATCAGCCATCTTTGAAAAAAGCATGCTCACTTGCTTTGGTGGCATTAACTGATCAATGCTTTTAAAGCTCCAAAACATATAAATATTGGTATGGTATAAGGCTAGTTAACTAGGGATGGCCAAAAAGCAAAAGATGAAATGAAGGAATCTTCTGTCTATaagataataaattaaaaaaacccAAAGAAAAGGAAAAGTATCATCTCACGAAGCAAAGCTGTAAGCTACTTAAAGTGGTTTTCATCATGCAACATTTGGTCTAAAGGTTTCTCCCTCCTTTCTTTTTCAATCTTTCACATTATATATATCACCTCTCCATAAACCCAAAACGCTCCTCTTTTTTCTCAACTTCAAAAGCCTGAACCCATCACACATGAAATACTACATAATTTTGCAACAACCAATATGGCCAAGAACCAGAAACTAATAGTCGAAGTTGTGGATGCTCGCAGTCTTCTGCCCAGAGACGACAATGGGACCTCCAGTCCTTACGTTACCATCGACTTCTATGGGCAGTGCAAACGCACACGGACAGCGATACGTGACCTCAACCCGACATGGAATGAGGTGCCTGAGTTCAACGTTGGCAAGGCCTCTAATGTGTTTGATGAAATTCTTGAGCTTGATGTTTTCCATGATAAAAATTATGGCCCAACTAGAAGGAATCTTCATCTTGGAAGAATCCCGTTGAGTTCCACCCAGTTTGTGAGGAAGGGTGAAGAGGTTTTGTTATATTACAGTCTGGAGAAAAATGATGAATTTAAAACTAATTATTAAAGGGGgtgaattataataaaaaaatattattttaataaataaaattataataattaatattatatattataatatttttaattattttatatattataatatttataaggtTTTGTTATATTACAGTCTGGAGAAAAAACCTTTTTATTAAAACCTAAATCAAGTTAGTAAAAAATAAAACATagattaaaatttaaatcaagGGCCATAATATTAACTTAATGACAGAATATTGGGCCAACGAGAGTTTAATATAAATATGGCAGTTCTATTCTAACAATTACCATGATGAAGAGATACCGCCGCCTCCACCACCACCTGCTCCAGCAGAGGAACCGAGGGCTGATTCAaatgcagagtcactcccagcaGCAGAATCAGTAACAGAAAAGCCACCAGAATCTGAACCGAAACAACAGGAAGAGGACGAAAAGTCAAAAGCGGCAGTAGAGACCACAAAAGAGCCTGATACAGAACCACCAGTTGAGAAGCCTGCAGCTGATGGTGCCCAGCCTAATGAAGAATCACCAGCAGAAGCTGCGCCACCACCAGCAGATAATGCACCAGCTCCTACTCAAGTTGAAAAAACACCAGCGCCCGCGCCCGCGCCCGCGCCACCACCAACACCAGAAGCAAGTGAAAGTCAAGGGGATCAAGCGACAGAATCCAATTCTTAAGACTAATAGAAATCAATAATTCACATCTCAAAATCCTAACACGAGTATAGCTTTATCGACATTGTACTGAAAGAGCTAAGAGCAGAGATGTACGAATCAGACCGAGTCAAACAGATGTAATGGCTGCTTTTATTCACAATCTTTGTCTATACGTACGATCATATTATGTAATTAATTAACCctagaaaaaaaataatacataaaaTCACCCCTAGGTTTgtcatataaatttttatttttataatatttaaatattttaattaatttaatttttaaaattcatttatttaaaatatcagaaaaggagagaaaagtaTAAAGTATAATTAAAGGAAGagtgaaaaattaattatgtaaaaagtgtttaaatattttgaaaatttgtaAGTTACAGATTGGTCCTTAGGATGCTTTATATTTCCCCACAAAACTTCAAATATTGTTAAAAAGTTGCAAGTTAATGGGATCAAAAATCAAATAGATATGTATAATGAAGTATAAAACCGAATAGGCAAAGagattattcttaaaaaaataagtCGTATCTAAATCTAACTCGAGCTAATTTTAGGAAGGAGGTGTGTCAAGTCCATATGAGAAGCACATTACCCATATCCCAAACCAATGTGGGATCTTAATACATTCTCCTGATACTTGGAGCTGAACACTTGAAATGTGAAACACTTATGGAAAACTTAAACATTGGggaggctctgataccatcttAAAAAAATGAGTTAGGTTTAATTCACCTCTAAAAATTAGCTCAAAGGGATAAGAGTGTTCAAAACCATATAAGTGACACATTATCTCATCCAAAATCAATGTAAGATCTTaacaattatatattaaaaaaaaagttaattaattatatatgagaTTAGATATAACTTCTTAGCAATTAAATCGAATAACAATATATCATTAAACATGTTAATCACTAGCTATCATGCGAAATTATTTAATATGCCAAGTGCAATTTCTATTACTAACATGTAAAATCATATTTCTTCCCATTGTATTAAATCGTTTTCAGGAGATGAAATCTCGAGTTTAAGTCTCAACTATaactaaatatataaaaaaaattataaaattatcctCCCATTTTAAATACATGAATTTAAAAACAGAGAATATGCactcaattttattaaaaaaaaaacacgtAATTGATATACATGTGAATATTGTTCATAAAATTATTTACTCTAATTAAAGCTGAAAAATTACATCTAAAATTTCCCATATAATATTTAACCAAAAAGAAAAAACTCATACAATATACTTAACTATATTGCATAAATCATGCATCAAATTAAAACTTATCAATGAGTACTTAATTAAATCTCTAAAGCAATTTTATCTATTAAAAATGGGTTCagagaaattaattttaaaagaaaaattcgACTGGAGTGGATAATAAAAATCGAATTAAAGATTAAGGTTGCAATTGTATATGTAACTGTTAAATTTTGCGttcaattttgaataactaaattcaaaatattacgtgtaactattattattattattattattattattattattattatttaaagaaaTTACTTTAGTTTTGGACAAATTTTACAATACACAGGAGCATGTGTTACCCTACTCACGTAATAATTTATgccataattaaaagaaaattatccTTGAAAAATGAATACAGCTAGCTAGGACAGTGGTGGACTCTTGGTCAGTCCTCCACTCCCAGCTTCCTCGTTTTCCCCTCCATTGCCCCCACAACCACagatcttcttttcttcttcctttgaCAAAGAAGAAAaggcagaaaaaaaaaaaggggaaacttAACCGTGTTAATTGGTCAATTTGTTCTTTCTAACGCGTTATGTTCTTTATTAATCAAGCTTAAAAGTAGACTTGAAATAATGCTAATTAACATTATTTAGATACAATTTGGCCTCCTTTACTATTTGCATTTTTTAAAACGTCATTTAATATTTCAAAAGTTTCTTTTTAGATAGCCACTCATCCTCTCCTCGACAATTTTTGGTTTAGAAACAGTGCTCTGAGCACCTATATCTCCACTCCACTTGCAGGGCAGTAAACAGTAAGTGCCAGACACGTTCCATTCACACCTTCATTGTAATGTGATATATTAAAGCAGTGCTGCTGTAGTGGTGACTAGCTAACGTGTTATACATACACATCTTTTGTCAAATTTAACCAACTATGAATTATTATACACTATAGTGACAGAACCTCCTAGGTCGGTGACACAAGATCAGCCATCTTTGAAAAAGGCATGCTCATTTGCCTGCGTGGCATTAACTCATCAATGCTTTTTTTAAGCTTCAAAACATATAAATATTGGCATCGTAAGGCTGGTTAGCTCGGGACGACCAAAAAGCAAAAGATGAAATGATTCAAATGAAGGAATCTCCCGTCAataagataataaaaataaaaataaaaaataaaaaaaacccaaataaagaaaaggaaaagtaTCATCTCAAGAAGCAAAGCTATAAGCTAGTTAAAATGGTTTTCATCATACAACATTTGGTCTAAAGATGTTCTTGTAGATTAAGTTAAGCACCTTTATTTTATTTCCTTGTCTCCACCtcctcttctcttctttttcttcttttctttttgcctTAAATTTTACAAAGGTGAAAAATAAAgacttaaattataaattttataccatACATTACAACCAAGATCCCACTATTGATCCCTCCCTCCTTTCCTTTTTCAATCTTTCACATTATATATATCACCTCTCCATAAACACAAAACACTCCTCTTTTTTCTCACCTTCAAAAGCCTGAACCAATTACACatgaaataatatataattttgcaACCACCAATATGGCCAAAAACCAGAAACTAATAGTTGAAGTTGTGGATGCTCGCAGTCTTCTACCCAAAGACGGCCATGGCACCTCCAGTCCTTACGTTACCATTGACTTCTATGGGCAGCGCAAACGCACAAAGACAGCTATACGTGACCTCAACCCTACATGGAATGAGGTGCTTGAGTTCAACGTTGGTAAACCATCCAATGTGTTTGATGACACTCTTGAGCTTGATGTTTACCACGATAAAAATTATGGGCCAACTAGAAGGAATCTTCATCTTGGAAAAATCAGGTTCAGTTCCACCCAGTTTGTGAGGAAGGGCGAAGAGGCCTTGATATATTACAGTCTGGAGAAAAAATCCTTCTTTAGTTGGACTTGGGTACAGGGAGAAATTGGGTTGAAGATTTATTACCAGGATCAAGTGATACCGCCGCCGCCTCCACCACCTGCTCCAGCAGATGAACCGAAGGCTGATTCAAATGCAGACTCACCACCACCAGCAGAAGCAGTAACAGAAAAGCCACCAGAATCCGACCCCAAACAACCGGAAGAGGGCGAAAAGTCAAAAGCGGCAGCGGAGGCCATAAAAGAGCCTGATAAAGAACCACCAGCTGAACAGCCTGCAGCTGGTGATGCCAAGCCTAATGAAGAGTCACCAGCGGAAGCTGCTCCACCATCTGCAGGTAATGCACCAGCACCTATTCAAGTTGAAAAACCACCAGAACCAGAGTCAGCAGCgcccccaccaccaccaccaccggatAATGCACCAGCTCCTATTCAAGTTGAAAAACCACCAGAACCAGAGTCAGCAGCgcccccaccaccaccaccagtacCAGCAAAAGAAGCAAGTGAAAGTCAAGGGGATCCACCGACAGAATCCAATGAGCCTCCGGAAGCCGATGGTGACATTGTTTTGGAACATTCAATGAATGATTGGGATCCGAAATCACCAGAAATAATAGCGTCAGTATATGGATCTGTGCCAGAGGTGAAAGTGGCTGGAATCAACGGTCCGCATCCCATCACAAGACCAGCAGTAGCCACCACGAACTACACATTGGAACCGCAAGAAAGTATTTCAATCGAACGTTCATCATTTGATCTGGTAGAAAAGATGCACTACTTATTTGTTCGGGTGGTGAAAGCACGAGGTCTACCCACCAATGGCAATCCCATCGTAAGGATTGTAACCTCAGGCAGTCGCATACAATCCAGACCAGCAAGAAGGACTGCATTTTTTGAGTGGGATCAGACATTCGCATTCGGCCGTGACGCACCGGAATCCTCCTCCATCCTTGAGGTCTCGGTGTGGGATCCGCCAACTGCGGACAGCAAATCTGACTTGGCAGGTGCGAAATTCCTAGGTGGAATTTGCTTCGACGCCACGGAAATTCCCTTGCGGGATCCCCCGGACAGCCCCTTGGCCCCACAATGGTACAGGTTGGAACGAAGTGGAGGCCACAGAGGTGACGCGATGCTTGGGAACCTGATGCTTGCTACATGGGTGGGGACACAAGCCGACGAGGCATTCCCCGACGCTTGGAAAACCGACGCAGCCGGTAACGTTAACTCTAGAGCCAAAGTTTACCTCTCTCCAAAGTTATGGTACCTAAGAGCCACTGTACTCGAAGCTCAAGACATCTTGCCGGCAACCCATTTAAAAGAAGCCTCGTATCAACTCAAAGCCAAACTAGGACCCCAAGTCCAGAAAACTAAAGCTACAGTTACCCGCAACGGCAACCCCTCATGGAATGAAGATTTACTCTTTGTTTCTGCCGAGCCTTTCAGATACGAATTGACTTTAACCTTAGAGAACCGGCAAGCTGGAGGAACTGTAACCCTCGGGACTGCCACAATATCGCTTACGACAATAGAGAGGCGGGTCGATGACAGGATGGTGGCATCTCGATGGTTCACTTTTGAAGATCCCGAGAAGGCAGCTTACAAAGGTAGAGTTCAGTTGAAGTTATGTTTTGATGGTGGGTATCATGTGATGGACGAAGCGGCTCACGTGTGCAGCGATTACCGGCCCACCGCAAGGCAGCTCTGGAAACCTCCGGTGGGCACTGTTGAGTTGGGTATTATTGCTTGCAAGAACTTGTTACCCATGAAAACGGTAAACGGTAGAGGGTGTACGGATGCTTACTGTGTAGCCAAATACGGTCCAAAATGGGT from Hevea brasiliensis isolate MT/VB/25A 57/8 unplaced genomic scaffold, ASM3005281v1 Scaf5, whole genome shotgun sequence includes the following:
- the LOC110664581 gene encoding multiple C2 domain and transmembrane region protein 16, coding for MAKNQKLIVEVVDARSLLPKDGHGTSSPYVTIDFYGQRKRTKTAIRDLNPTWNEVLEFNVGKPSNVFDDTLELDVYHDKNYGPTRRNLHLGKIRFSSTQFVRKGEEALIYYSLEKKSFFSWTWVQGEIGLKIYYQDQVIPPPPPPPAPADEPKADSNADSPPPAEAVTEKPPESDPKQPEEGEKSKAAAEAIKEPDKEPPAEQPAAGDAKPNEESPAEAAPPSAGNAPAPIQVEKPPEPESAAPPPPPPPDNAPAPIQVEKPPEPESAAPPPPPPVPAKEASESQGDPPTESNEPPEADGDIVLEHSMNDWDPKSPEIIASVYGSVPEVKVAGINGPHPITRPAVATTNYTLEPQESISIERSSFDLVEKMHYLFVRVVKARGLPTNGNPIVRIVTSGSRIQSRPARRTAFFEWDQTFAFGRDAPESSSILEVSVWDPPTADSKSDLAGAKFLGGICFDATEIPLRDPPDSPLAPQWYRLERSGGHRGDAMLGNLMLATWVGTQADEAFPDAWKTDAAGNVNSRAKVYLSPKLWYLRATVLEAQDILPATHLKEASYQLKAKLGPQVQKTKATVTRNGNPSWNEDLLFVSAEPFRYELTLTLENRQAGGTVTLGTATISLTTIERRVDDRMVASRWFTFEDPEKAAYKGRVQLKLCFDGGYHVMDEAAHVCSDYRPTARQLWKPPVGTVELGIIACKNLLPMKTVNGRGCTDAYCVAKYGPKWVRTRIVCDSLDPKWNEQYTWKVFDPSTVLTIGVFDSWEVFQSDGKATAARPDFRIGKVRIRISTLETGKVYRNSYPLTLLTNTGVKKMGEIAVAVRFVRTTQTLDFLHVYSQPLLPLMHHIKPLGGVQQEMLRSTAVKIIAEHLSRSEPPLRREVVSYLVDADSHAFSMRKVRANWFRIINVIAGALDIVRWIEAMREWKNPTATILVHALLVMLVWFPDLIVPTLAFYVFVIGAWNYRLRSRDPLPHFDPKISLAESVDLEELDEEFDTLPSSRSADEVRRRYDKLRTLGIRVQKILGDFATQGERVQALVTWRDPRATGIFIGLCFVVAIILYLVPSKMVAMTFGFYYLRHPIFRDRMPSPALNFFRRLPSLCDRIM